TAGTTCTCCCGAACGACAGCATGCGCATGATCTCGTAACGGATTTTGTTTCTCGTGGAGCAGTAGATTtacaagaagcagaggaattATTTGATCATTTTGACCGCGTCCTCAACCGCTATTTATGGGATGGCATATTGCTGGTGCATAAGGACCTCACATCTTTGCGGAACTCATCTTCTATGCTCTCTGCTGCCATTTTCGCCGTAACCGCTCTCCACCTACCCAACAAAGAGCGGACCTTCGATACATGTTATACCGAGTTCGCAAAGCTGGCGTCGGAATCGATGCTCGACAGGCATCATACTTTAGATGATCTGCGCGCATTGTGTATAGGGGCGTTCTGGCTCGCCGATGTGAGTTGGAAGCTGTCGGGGTATGCAGTGCGCATTGCGACGGAACGTAACCTCCATCAAGCCTATCGAAGAGCCACGCTGGGTTCCCCGGAACACAAAGAACAGGCTAGACTCTGGTATCTCCTCTATGTAAGCGCATTTCTCTCGCCATCTGTGATATTCGAGTAGATGCTGACCTCCTTAGACTTTAGAACATCACTTCTCTATTGCCTACGGGCGTCCACCTATAATTCACGAAGACTACAGCATCACAAATCATCACACCTTCATACTCTCCCCGTCGGTATCGCAGTCTGATCTCCGCCTGCACAGCCAGGTGGATTTGTTCATTATACTCACTAGAATATACCATGCCTTTGGCCCCGACGTTGACCTAGAGGTTCCAGAAAGTGAATTTTCTACGATAGACAAATTTGACGCCGACCTCGGGGATTGGCGATCCGCATGGCTACCACGTTTAGGTATGATTATTCAATCCCCCATCGCGATGGCGTTTGAGTTGCCTTACTGATCACCTGTCGGTGCAGCTGGAAGTCGGTATGTTGGTGCGTACCCTTACAAAGCTGTATTCCTACACTATAATTTCTGCCGCTTGCAGCTGAATTCTGTCGCGCTACGAACCTATCATTCTTCGAATTCGACGCGTCCCATGTCTACTGAACGGAAGAAGCGTGCAAATATAGCCATTGAATCTGCGATCGGGACACTAATGGTAGTCTTGGATGAACCCGACATACAACGAGCTCTGGTTGGTGTTCCGCTGTACCTCCACAGCATGATCACATTTGCGGCCGTTTTCCTTCTGAAGATTGCTGCCAAGGGCTGCTCGAGTGCTACCCAGAGCGGCCAAAGCCAACAGAATTCGATTGCATCCGCTGGCCTCCACATCGACGTGTCATATGTGCGTTCTTTGGTCGGTCGAATCATTGAGCTGATGGTGTCATGTAGCAAGCGAGCTAGTGAGCGCCATCTTAGCCATCATATATCTCGTGGCTTAAGGAAAATGCTCACGGGACttgaggaatgggaaaaGCGAACCTGCGGCACACAACAGCCCCCTGGACACAGGCCCCGTGATAATACTTCAATGTTCAAACCCGTAATAATTCCTGGAGCGGAACCACTAGGCGAGCGCGACACGATCTTGAATCACCCACCTCCCCTCTTAGGGGTTGCTCCTTTATCCGCGGAAAGAGGCAATGGATTCGAATCCGAAGTAAAACAACAAAACGGACTTTCTGAGGGCTCTGTGGACCCCATGATGGTTGACCTGTGGGGATTTGACGAAGAATACTTCCCTACTGGAGTGTTCGATTTTCTTCAATCCCAGATGCCCGCTTGATGGCCTTGCCACATATTCTGGATTATGGCGGAACCCCCAATTGAG
The nucleotide sequence above comes from Aspergillus puulaauensis MK2 DNA, chromosome 3, nearly complete sequence. Encoded proteins:
- a CDS encoding uncharacterized protein (COG:S;~EggNog:ENOG410PICM;~InterPro:IPR036864,IPR007219,IPR001138;~PFAM:PF00172;~TransMembrane:1 (o554-572i);~go_function: GO:0000981 - DNA-binding transcription factor activity, RNA polymerase II-specific [Evidence IEA];~go_function: GO:0003677 - DNA binding [Evidence IEA];~go_function: GO:0008270 - zinc ion binding [Evidence IEA];~go_process: GO:0006351 - transcription, DNA-templated [Evidence IEA];~go_process: GO:0006355 - regulation of transcription, DNA-templated [Evidence IEA]), whose amino-acid sequence is MKRSHPHFEANGEASSGSSPQGALQQSQSENDARQSPHHVPKISRRIRACTECKRHKVRCDMSAGETICQRCRRMGLECVVNKSLQTLLDDEAEWKSTIELAMADLLRKAQLPELSYYQAFGRSAELPPRKRGRKESTASIEDTPPTMGHRPTESTDIAAHAGAERPNPPRTALQQQQQQQQQQQQQPPQYAIDKEENGATSLVTAPMGSLYEVTQLSDIRASSPERQHAHDLVTDFVSRGAVDLQEAEELFDHFDRVLNRYLWDGILLVHKDLTSLRNSSSMLSAAIFAVTALHLPNKERTFDTCYTEFAKLASESMLDRHHTLDDLRALCIGAFWLADVSWKLSGYAVRIATERNLHQAYRRATLGSPEHKEQARLWYLLYTLEHHFSIAYGRPPIIHEDYSITNHHTFILSPSVSQSDLRLHSQVDLFIILTRIYHAFGPDVDLEVPESEFSTIDKFDADLGDWRSAWLPRLAGSRYVGAYPYKAVFLHYNFCRLQLNSVALRTYHSSNSTRPMSTERKKRANIAIESAIGTLMVVLDEPDIQRALVGVPLYLHSMITFAAVFLLKIAAKGCSSATQSGQSQQNSIASAGLHIDVSYVRSLVGRIIELMVSCSKRASERHLSHHISRGLRKMLTGLEEWEKRTCGTQQPPGHRPRDNTSMFKPVIIPGAEPLGERDTILNHPPPLLGVAPLSAERGNGFESEVKQQNGLSEGSVDPMMVDLWGFDEEYFPTGVFDFLQSQMPA